ATCAGGAGAACCCAGTTTTACCGCAAGTTGCTCCAGCTTTTGAGGTGAGCGGCCAAAAATAATGGTAGAAATGCCACGTTTGATCAATTCCTCTGTAATTGCTGCGCCCGTTCCACCTGTTGCCCCAACTACGATTGCTCTTTTCATTTCATCTCAACCTCTTTCTCTCGTTTTATTATTGATCAATTACTTACTTAAACATAATTTAACGCATATTTAGTCATTGATCAATAACTGAATTGCAAAAAGGGACTTATCCCTTTCTATCTATCCATAAGCTCTGGCATATCCAATGATTTTGATATATTACATAACATGCCAATTGCCAGGAATATCAACGTTTTTTGCTTGGGATTGGCAATGCCTGCCGCTGTAAAAGCTTCCAATACCATATCTCGCACCTCAGTGAATCCTTTTTGCATTGCTTGACGGATGTCTTCTTCCTTAATGGTCTGCGCCTGCATCTGCAGCAGGATTTCATTTTTGTGAGATTCTAGAATTTCTTCATAGGCTTCAATTAATTCGTTCTCCAATTGATCTGCAGTAGCAGTTTCTACCACAATCCGGAAAGAATCAATCAATCGTGTCCAGGAAACTTCCAGTGCACATAACAATAAAGCTTCCTTCGTTTTGAAAAAACGAAAAATATACGGTTGGGAAATCTGCGCTCTTTCAGCGACTTGAGCTGTCGTTGCACGGTAATAGCCTATTTCCGCAAATACATCAATAGCTGCGGAGATAATATCGTTACGACGATTGACGGAAGCGGATGTATCTTTAGCCATCATAGTACCCTCCATACGATAGTAATTAATTAATCAATAGCTTGAATTATATCGGAAAGCCCGAACGATTGCAAAAACATATGTCACCTCTTATTTCTTGAGCTTGCTTGGGTCGTAACCGAATGTTTGCCTGAATCGGCAGATGAAATAACTTCAATTGGCGTCCCCCACCTGATGCGCAGCTTCCGTTACACTGCATTGCCCATTTTTTAGCATCTCGCGTGATTTCTCCATTCGTTTGTGAATGACAATACCTATTACGTTGCATTGTAGTTTTCATATATCCAGAGAGAGCCTTAAAGCATATCAGGAGTACCTTCGCACACATGTTATTCCGACATACGAAAGTACCATGAGTCAGACCATCGCTGACTATCGCATAAACATCCATAAATTCACGACTGAAAAACAGGGGTATTTCCCGCTGTGGAACAGTTTACACGTAATTCAACTCCAGAATCAGCAATAGGCAAAAGCTTTTATGGCTGAACTGAAGCGACTTCCCCCCCTCAGTCACAACAAACCCGCAAGCGGTGGCTCAAGCCGCTGCAGGTTGTTGAACATGTCAATGTTCATGAGGGTCAGTTGAATGAGTTCCGTAATATCATGATGCACCGAAATGGACCGGCAATGAACTTTGTTTTGAGTGAAAGAAAATGGTGCCACAGTTTTTACGCCCTGGAGACTGAAGAGGTCTGGCTCCATAGCATCCTATTCTTTGGCTTCGACCATGATATTCACAATCGTGTCCAACTGCAATTCCAATGAGAATGGGTCTTCCATTACGAACTCATCCCCTTTGTCTCCAAAGGAACCGTATGGATAGACCTGTCCTTTTTGCACGGCGGGCAAGAGTTTCCATACCTCACTGTTCAACACTTCATTGGCTCCCTCATCCCATGAACCGTACACAAAGATATGATCGCCCATGTACTCAGGCAACACTTCAAGCGAAATATTGACAAATCCCTCTTCCATATTGAGCGCTTGCTCAGTCGGCGGCAGCTTCAGCATCTCATAGATGGTTGAGCTCCCATAGTTCCCCCCTTCAGCAGCCAGTACATACAGAGATTTGTTTGCCACTTGAACAATAGACACAGTCTCTCCTTCTTTTACCACGCCAGCAATCTGTTTCTTGGCTTCTTCTACTTTCTGTTCATAGCTGGAAATCCATTCCTCAGCTTCTTTCTCTTTTCCAAAAACCTCACTGATCCGACGCAGTTTTGCCAAAGGCCCCGAGGTAGATTCCCCTTCCCAATACGGTAAAAATACCGTTGTCGCAATTTTCTCATAATCCTCAATATTTTTATCAATAGAACCAATAATCAGATCCGGCTCAAGCGCAACCAATTTCTCAAGATTCATCGGAAATTCTCCACCTAGGTCTTCGATTCCGGATATGACGTCAGCGGGTATCCCTGACTTCTCGATCCAGGCCTCGTTCAGCATGAAACTTCTCACCCCTACCGGGATAACCCCCAGCTTCAACAGATAGCCCATATACTGATCTGAAGCAACCCGTTGCGGATTGGCTGAAATAACAACGTCTCCTCTTATTGTGGATACCGTTCGAGTCTCTGCTTGTACAGAGGATTTTCCTTCTTCGGTTGTACTGTTACTTGTCTGCACTGCCGCGGGTTTCGTCTCTGATTGTGAACCACTTGTGGATTGTGATGGACTTGAACAAGCCCCTAACAATAGTGATAGACACAGCATCATGGTCAGTGCTGTCATGTTGAATTTTCCTTGCATAAATAATTCCCCTCCATCAACCTTATGATATTGATAATCAATATCATTATATAATTGAGGATATAGTGGTTGAAGGGCAATTTCGCGCGTGAAACCGGGCAAATCTTGATCATGGTTTACACCGGAGGCATATTTTTGTTCTTTCTGGCCTCGGTTCTGGTTTTTTTTGTACCGAATAGGTGAGCATCCCTTTATTTTTTTGAAGCTGCGACTGAGTGAATGTGCATCCGGATAGCCTACCTGTTCCGCGATTTGTTGTAACGTAGCACCCGTGTATATCAGGAGATGTGCAGCCCTCTCAACTCGCCTCTGTCCAAGATATTGGATGGGACTGATGTTCATTTTTTGTTTGAACAATCTGGATATGTGCCCTGCACTACATTCCAATTCCTTTGCCATAACGTCTAGCGCAACGGGCTCATGCAAATGCTTACTCATATACTCGATTGCCCTAGTAACCACATCCGGCTTATACGGCTGAATGGATTGACCGTACAGATCGGATAATAAAGCATACACCCACTGATGGAATAAAGTTTTTGCGTGTAACTTTGCCAGTTTCGTGGACTGCTCCCACTCTCCCTCCAGTGTCCTGATATATTGATACATAACCAATGGGTTGGTCGGTATAAGCGAATATTGATCTTGGAATGGACGTTCATTTTCCATCAAATGCTGAATATCCATCCGACAGGGAAGCGCCAGAATGGCTTTGTACAGAATCATATAATAAACCAAACCCGAATCCGTCTTGATGTTTACGTTAGCCAACTTTCCCCCATGAACAATATGAAACCCTTCTACGATATACCTTTGTTGATCCATACCTACTACAGCAGTTCCATCAACCATATATAGATAGGCACTAGCTGGAAGCAGATAGTTCCTAATCCTTTCACCAGGAGCCAAAGAGTTTTTGCGAACATCCAGTATTTTGATAAAAACATGATTCCATAACAAGATATGATCATTCAAATTCATGATATTTGCACTCATCCTCCAATCTAATCACCGTTTAAAAGCTCTTTTAAAAATCTCTGTTACTACAATTTCGTCCATATGTACATTACCTTTCATTATAGTGATAACCATTCTCAATTACAATATAAATTGATATAACATTACTTGAATGGATAACCTACACCTACGGTCCCAAGAAGACAATCGCTTTGGAATAGTTGGATTTATCTTCTCATGACTATCTTGTTGCAAAATCAAAAAAGGCATGATATATTAATTGAGCCATCAATGATTGATGCATCAAATATTGATACGTCAAATATTAACTTAGCAGATATTACTGACTAAGCAATGGCACTGTATAATGGCAACTTTATGTATTTTGTTCACATAAGCCGTTGTTCATGTCCAGATTCACCCGGGAGGTCTAGTCATGACACGTATTGTTTCCAAAGAAGAACAGATTATCAATCTGCTGAACGTACTGGGGAATAAAATCAGTCCCAAATTCGAACGCTGTACGGGGATCAGTTCCTCTCGCTTTGAGATTTTGCATGAGTTGGATCAGGTGGACGAGATTAATCAGTCCATGCTCCAGAAAATCATCAACATCGATAGTGCTGCAATTACACGCCACTTGAAACAGCTTGAGGCGGACCTGATGGTCACAAGACGTAAAAATCCCGAAGATAACCGGGTAACATTTGTTCGTCTGACGGACCATGGTCGGAAGCAGATTGAAGGCTACAAGGTAGAGAAAACCAATTATATTAACCAGATTTTACAGGGGTTCAACGAAGATGAAGTCTACGCTCTCGCTGATTTCCTGGAACGAATGCAAAACAATTTCTAAACCCATATACAGAGGAGAGAATCCACACATGAGTACATTCCAAAGCACTTTTCAAAAGACAAATGATTTCAACGAGATTACTTACGGCCGCCGGTCTGTAAAACTATACGATCCTGAAGTCAAAATCAGCCGTGAAGAAATGACAGAGATTTTGGCTGAAGCTTCTCGTGCCCCATCGTCCATCAACTTACAACCTTGGCGTTTTCTCGTTGTCGATACGGCTGAAGGTAAAGAAAAGCTTGCTCCTCTCGCCAGATTCAATCAAAATCAGGTCTTGACTTCGGCAGCAGTAATTGGCGTATTTATTGATATGAACAATGTCGAGTACATGGACGAAATTTTTGGTAAAGCTGTCGAACTTGGTTATATGCCACAGGAAGTCAAAGATATGCAGCTCAAAACTGTAATGCCTTATTACGAAAATATGCCCGCTTCCGCTCTTCGTGATGTCAATCTGATTGACGCAGGTCTGGCTTCCATGCAATTGATGCTCGCTGCACGTGCTCATGGGTATGATACCAATCCAATCGGCGGTTATGAGAAAGATCAAATTGCTGAAACATTCGGTATGGATAAAGATCGTTACCAACCCGTTATGCTGATCTCGATCGGTAAATCGGCCAAAGAAGGTCACCCTTCCTACCGCCTTCCTGTTGAGAAAATTACGACTTGGGCATAATATCAAGCAATGTTTTACATGTAAAGCACCGTTAACATTCAGAAACAATAACAACATTCTAACTACACTAATGGAGGTTGAATATTATGATTATCATTCACGCTCACTTGCAAGTTAAACCAGACCAGGAACAAGCTTTCTTGGAAGCAACAAAAGTACTGATCGCTGCAACACGCAATGAAGAAGGCAACATCAGCTATGATCTCGCCAAAAGTACTGAACGCGAACATCATTACACGATGATTGAACTGTGGAAAGACGAAGCCGCTACAGCTTCCCACAACACTAGCGCCCATTTCCAGGCTTTCGTTCAGCAAGCAGCAGCATTCATGGCCGCTCCAATGAACGTTGAAGTATTCGCTGGAGAAGCAGTTAAACACTAAAATATGAGCCCTACATTTATATTCATTAAGCAGACCGACGAAATCGTCGGCTTGTGAACAAGAAGCCGCTCCTCGTCATGCTGACGGGTGAGCGGCTTTTTTGATATACCTTCCAAGTGAAGCTAATTGATCTATATCTGACAGGGTGATTCCACATGCTCTCTTCTAGAATCGTTTTAAACTGTGCCTTTTTATCTTACACACGAATCAAGTCATACTGGCTAACCTAAGCTTTATCTTCTGCCCGTCAAAATTATAAACAGAGGCTATCCCTCGTCTTAACGACAAAAGATAGCCTGTTTAGCTAAGTGTTCAATTCGTCTAAAACTTTTTGGATTATTTCTTCAATAATAAATAGACAAAATAAGGCACACCGATAAGGGATACCATAATTCCTGCGGCAATTCCATCAGGATCAACCAGGTTGCGCCCAACCGTATCGGCAATTAATAGAAGCCAACCTCCAAGCAGAACGGCAACAGGAATAAATAACGAGTTACGTGGACCGACCAGCGCTTTGGCGATGTGTGGAGCCATCAAACCGATAAACGCGATCCCTCCCGTAACCGATACAGCAGATGCGGCTGCTGCAACAGCAATCACCATGAGTACCAAGCGTTCCCGTTCCAGCTTCAACCCCACTCCGATCGCTGTTTCTTCGTTCAGCCCCATCAGATCAAGCCGTCTGGTTCTGAACAACGTAAGCGGGATTAACACAATCAGCCAAGGCAGCAAAGCCCATATGAATGGCCAGTCTGCCCCCCAGATGTTTCCGGATATCCACTTGGCAATAAAGTCGACCTTGGAACGTTCCGCCGAAGATATGATGACGATCATGATGCCTGACAGCGCCATCGAGAATCCAACCCCGACCAGTACCATTTTTATGGGATCAAGTCCCTTGGTCCGGCTATAGGAGAACAGATAGATTAGCGCCGCAGTCAGCAATGCACCGATAAAAGCAGCTAATGGCAGCATATAAACAAACGTGCCCGCTTCAATCGGGAAATACAGAAAGAAGATCGCAACGGCAACACCTGCACCGGAATTGATTCCGATGATGCCTGGATCGGCCAAGTCATTACGCGTAATACTCTGCAAAATGGAGCCTGACAGCGCAAGCGCCATACCAGCGAGTAATGTAATAAAAATCCGAGGTAATCGGACCGAAAACAGAACAAAGTCCTCTTTAAATGTGCCTTGGCCAAATAACACCGGGATTACCCTTTTGAAAGACAACGAGGAATACCCCCAGCTCATACCTACCACAGCCGTAATGAGGATCAGCAGCAAACACACGAGCAGAATCACTCGTTGCTTGCGAATGCGCGAAGACATTGTCATGAGAACGCTTTGCCCCCTCTACGCACAACGAACAGGAAAAAAGGTAAACCAAGCATGGAAGCAATGGCGACAACAGGTGTTTCGTAAGGTGCATTTATCGTTCGACCCAGTGTTTCGGCAAGAAGCATAAACGATGCTCCGGCAAAAATGGATACGGGTATAATATACCGATAGTCCGTGCCTACCAATTTACGGACAATATGGGGGATCATTAAGCCGACAAAAGCCATATTCCCAATTAATGCAACCGACGCTCCGGTAAGCACGATGACCAGCAGGAACAGAACAGTTTTGACGAGTACCAGCTTCTGCCCCAGTCCAGTCGCCACCTCGTCGCTCAGGCTAAGAATGTTGATCTGGTTGGAAAGGAACGGAACTACAGCAAGACCAACCAGTATGACAGGCGCAATCGCTTGAATCTGGCCCCATGTCGTTCCGATGAGTCCTCCCGAAGTCCACATGGATACATCCTTGGAAATTTTAAAAAAGATACTGATGCCATCCGAGATGGCATACATAAAAGCGGATACCGCTGCCCCGGCCAGCACTACCCGGATAGGGGATAAGCTCCCTCTCCGTATCGAGCCAAGCACAATAACCAATGCGGCTCCAAGTGCAGCACCAACAAAACAAGCAACCATAATCCCAAAATATCCGAGTGATGGCATGAAGACAAAAGCCAGGGCCAGTGCCATATTGGCACCTGAAGTCAGACCGAGCAGTCCAGGATCAGCCAGCGGATTGCGAGTAATTCCCTGCATGATGCCACCGGAGACGGCAAGAGCCGCTCCGATCAGCATGGCAGCGAGTTCCCGTGGAAGCCTGATCTCACGCAGAATAAGAATATTATCGTTCTTTGTCGCAGAGGTCAGGGTCAGCCACAGATTCCGGAATGTCGTTTCTTCTGCGCCAAACATCATGGCGATGATGAAGCACACGATAAGTACGAGTACACTACCCAGCAGCTTGGTTGCAAACCGAAAAGGAAGTCGTTTATTTTTCATCGCGCTCAAGGTTTACTTGCCAAGAAAATGTTCGATAAAGAATTCCAGCTGGTATTCCATGCTGAGTGGATCATTGAAGTAAAATGCCTTGGCATCCGCTTCGAATACTCGATTATTTTTCACCGCATCAATATTTTTGTAGGTTTCGGTATTTTGGAACGAATTGTCCTCGTCGGCATTTTTACTGAATATTACATAGTCACCCATGTAGTCTTTCAGTACTTCGTTCGATACAGCAAAGAATCCGTCTTTCTTGGTCGCTTCCTTGACCTTGTCTGGCATACCTAAACCGAATTGATCATACAGTATTTCCGTTCCACGTCCGAATTTCTCGCCATATACATAAAGCTGTTTATTGAACGTTTCAATAACGGATACAGTTGCATTCGCGCCAATTTTGGCTTTGATTTCTTCCCCAACTTTTTTGCTTCGAGCGTCAAAATCGTCAACCCAGGCTTGTGCTTCTTTTTCTTTGTTCACAAGCTTTCCGATCTCCAGTTGCTGCTTGAGAAAGTCTACCTTACCATATGTATAGGTGACTGTTGGCGCAATTTGCTTCAACTTATCGACGTTCTTGATATCAGACAGGCCGATAATCAGATCCGGGTTCAATTCAATAATTTTCTCCAGACTTTCATCGGTAACCGCCTCTGTATTCGCCAGTTTTTCTTTGAAATTCGGGTTCTCTTTGGACATTTCATCCACGCCAACCAGCGGCACATCCAGTGCCATCACGTTTCCTGTCAGGAATCGGGTCAGTACAACCACACGTTGCGGGTGGGAAGGAACTTCCACAGGGCCTGACTCCGATTGATAAGTGAACGTGCCCGATTCTGACTCGGATGAAGCACCTGCTGAATCCGTGTTCGAAGAAGTGGATTCGTTGGATGCCGTTGCATCCCCCGTTGTATCTTTGGTTGAATTGGTTCCACAAGCGCTGAGCAATAAAACCAGAACGAATATAAATGGAACAAAAAGCTTTCTCATGTGATGACTCTCTCCCTTTTCTATTTGAATATGAAAATCATTCTCATTACAATAGCTAATTATAGGCATGCAGGATGAACCTAACCATGCCTTTTTGTTTGAGAAAACCTTTGGATTATTGGATGCCAGTCCATAAGGATACCGCCCGTCCAAGCTGCAAACGAATGGAAACCGGATTGTAGGGTATCCACTCTTCCTGCTCCAGATGATAGATCCGATTTCGCTTCACTGCCTCAAGCCCTTTCCAGTATTCCGAGTTAAATATCATTTCTGAATGAGCCTTTGACCCTTTTTCATCTGGAAAAACAATAACGAGCATACGAGTGCCCTCGTAATCCTGAAGTTCCGACAGCTGGATAGATACCGAATGAAATTGATCGCCAAACCTCTGTATTTCCTGGGCAATCTTGGCCGGAGGACATAACCCGAGCGATTGATACATCACATACCCGACATTTCTGACTCCATATATTTGTAAGGTGTCCGGTTTGATGACGAGAATAGTTAGCGTCTCATTCACGATCTGGCTCGTTTGAATGGCTTCCCGTGCCTGCTGTTCTTCCCTTTCAAAGTCTGCCAGCCATTGTTCTGCCTGCTCCACCCTTTGAGTCGCCTGTGCGATAAACCGCAGATGTTCTTTCCACCCAAGCTCCATCCATGCAATTTCGACAATAGGGGCGATGGATCGCAGACGTTCGGAGCTTAATCCGTTCATGTCTAGATGCTGATTAGCTGCAATGATAAGCTCAATATTAGCATCCAGCAATGCGGACTTTATTTGTTCAGGTGAACTGTCGGAATGGATAAAACGTATCGTTTGAGGTGGGCTAACTCCCTCTGTGCTTACATATTCGCTGCTTTCCGAGATGACGACTGCTGGTTCCAATCCAAGTAACATCAGATGGCTCGCATAAGGCGCACACCACACAGCCACTCGTTGAAAAGGCCTGCGACGCGTGAAACTTGATGGACTCTCTCCTGTCTGCTGCTTGAAGCGGCGGCTAAAATAGAACTCATCCTTATATCCAACCTTCAGCGCGATTTCACGAAGTGAAGCGGAGCCGCCAATTAATAACTCTTTGGCACGGTGAACACGCAAGCGTGAAAGATACTCATTAGGTGAGAATCCAGTAAGCTGTTTGAATAGGATGGAGTAATGAGAGCGACTGACTCCCGCAATTTCGGAAAGGCCTTCGGTTGTTATTTTCTCACTAAAATGGTTCTCCATAAATGCGATGCTGCGTTCCATGGACGGCTGCTCACTCGCGATATATCTTGCTTCCATTCGCTCCAACAGACTCATCAGCACTTGGTGAAACAGAATCTGGTTACGCATATGCCTGACTTCATTGCCAGGTAAACGATGCATATAGATCTCCTCAAGCTGAGCTGCAATCGTTGGTTCATAGAACTCAATATACGTTCCTGCTGCAAGCACACTGGACCGTCCCATGGCTTCCACTGGCCGTGAGCGCTGCTGTTCTTGTGTGCTGATAGAGAGAGTGTATATATGAAGAGGGTGAATCTGATCCCCCTGTATTACAACATCACTCTTCGCCGGAATAAGGATCACCATGCCATCGGTGAGTTCGTATATGTGATCGTCAAGATGAAGTGTACCCTGACCACTTGAAACGGCCAACAGAACGGTCAGGTTCTCATGGATTCTATGTATCGGCATGGTTGACGTACTATACAATGATTGAATGCTATCTGCTGTATATATTGGAAAATAGGACTCTGCCCATTCCGAGTTGTTCATGTTCTTGTCCTCCGTGACTGTTATGCCTGTTAGCGGGTAATAACTCAAATTAAGCTCACCCTATGCGGTTTTATTGGCTATACCTATTTTAGCATTGCTGATTCATCCGGAGTACATTCTTCCCAAAGTAACTATTTATAAAATGGAATAAAAATAAACGACCGTTCCCCGGTAGAAATGGGGAAACGGTCGCAGCTTCAATGTTATCGTGCATGATACACCACTTACTCACGATTCGGATCAATTTTGATGAGCTTGCGCGGTTCCTGTTCTTTTTCACCATACCAGACCAACACATCGGCAAACAAATCCATAATGCGTATAAAGCTTTCCTTGTCAGCCTCTGAAATCGTGCCAGCCAATCGAAAAATATCATCAAAACACAGCTCACGAACAAATTCAGTATATTGGTCGTACACCACACGTCCATTCGCCGAAGGTTTGACATAAATGTCTTTGCGATTACCACTCAAATGGTATTTTTCGAGCAATCCTTTTTCCGTAAGATTCTTCACATTTTTAGAAAACGTACTGCGGCTCACGCCAAGTCGTGCTGCCATTTCCGACATCTTTTCTTCCTTGTCCTCCGCCTCCAGAATGTACTCCAATGTCTGAATCTGTGAAGCAGAGAACATCATATCCGTACCATAACTTCGCTGCAGCTTATAGGTGTTGGAGTACGCATTACCGTACTTGATGATCTTTTCAATCAGTTCCCGATGGTCGCCCATCCATTCTAATTTCAT
Above is a window of Paenibacillus sp. E222 DNA encoding:
- a CDS encoding iron ABC transporter permease; the encoded protein is MKNKRLPFRFATKLLGSVLVLIVCFIIAMMFGAEETTFRNLWLTLTSATKNDNILILREIRLPRELAAMLIGAALAVSGGIMQGITRNPLADPGLLGLTSGANMALALAFVFMPSLGYFGIMVACFVGAALGAALVIVLGSIRRGSLSPIRVVLAGAAVSAFMYAISDGISIFFKISKDVSMWTSGGLIGTTWGQIQAIAPVILVGLAVVPFLSNQINILSLSDEVATGLGQKLVLVKTVLFLLVIVLTGASVALIGNMAFVGLMIPHIVRKLVGTDYRYIIPVSIFAGASFMLLAETLGRTINAPYETPVVAIASMLGLPFFLFVVRRGGKAFS
- a CDS encoding iron ABC transporter permease, which gives rise to MTMSSRIRKQRVILLVCLLLILITAVVGMSWGYSSLSFKRVIPVLFGQGTFKEDFVLFSVRLPRIFITLLAGMALALSGSILQSITRNDLADPGIIGINSGAGVAVAIFFLYFPIEAGTFVYMLPLAAFIGALLTAALIYLFSYSRTKGLDPIKMVLVGVGFSMALSGIMIVIISSAERSKVDFIAKWISGNIWGADWPFIWALLPWLIVLIPLTLFRTRRLDLMGLNEETAIGVGLKLERERLVLMVIAVAAAASAVSVTGGIAFIGLMAPHIAKALVGPRNSLFIPVAVLLGGWLLLIADTVGRNLVDPDGIAAGIMVSLIGVPYFVYLLLKK
- a CDS encoding MarR family winged helix-turn-helix transcriptional regulator, which translates into the protein MKLEWMGDHRELIEKIIKYGNAYSNTYKLQRSYGTDMMFSASQIQTLEYILEAEDKEEKMSEMAARLGVSRSTFSKNVKNLTEKGLLEKYHLSGNRKDIYVKPSANGRVVYDQYTEFVRELCFDDIFRLAGTISEADKESFIRIMDLFADVLVWYGEKEQEPRKLIKIDPNRE
- a CDS encoding MarR family winged helix-turn-helix transcriptional regulator, coding for MTRIVSKEEQIINLLNVLGNKISPKFERCTGISSSRFEILHELDQVDEINQSMLQKIINIDSAAITRHLKQLEADLMVTRRKNPEDNRVTFVRLTDHGRKQIEGYKVEKTNYINQILQGFNEDEVYALADFLERMQNNF
- a CDS encoding putative quinol monooxygenase — encoded protein: MIIIHAHLQVKPDQEQAFLEATKVLIAATRNEEGNISYDLAKSTEREHHYTMIELWKDEAATASHNTSAHFQAFVQQAAAFMAAPMNVEVFAGEAVKH
- a CDS encoding iron-hydroxamate ABC transporter substrate-binding protein — its product is MRKLFVPFIFVLVLLLSACGTNSTKDTTGDATASNESTSSNTDSAGASSESESGTFTYQSESGPVEVPSHPQRVVVLTRFLTGNVMALDVPLVGVDEMSKENPNFKEKLANTEAVTDESLEKIIELNPDLIIGLSDIKNVDKLKQIAPTVTYTYGKVDFLKQQLEIGKLVNKEKEAQAWVDDFDARSKKVGEEIKAKIGANATVSVIETFNKQLYVYGEKFGRGTEILYDQFGLGMPDKVKEATKKDGFFAVSNEVLKDYMGDYVIFSKNADEDNSFQNTETYKNIDAVKNNRVFEADAKAFYFNDPLSMEYQLEFFIEHFLGK
- a CDS encoding AraC family transcriptional regulator — encoded protein: MNLNDHILLWNHVFIKILDVRKNSLAPGERIRNYLLPASAYLYMVDGTAVVGMDQQRYIVEGFHIVHGGKLANVNIKTDSGLVYYMILYKAILALPCRMDIQHLMENERPFQDQYSLIPTNPLVMYQYIRTLEGEWEQSTKLAKLHAKTLFHQWVYALLSDLYGQSIQPYKPDVVTRAIEYMSKHLHEPVALDVMAKELECSAGHISRLFKQKMNISPIQYLGQRRVERAAHLLIYTGATLQQIAEQVGYPDAHSLSRSFKKIKGCSPIRYKKNQNRGQKEQKYASGVNHDQDLPGFTREIALQPLYPQLYNDIDYQYHKVDGGELFMQGKFNMTALTMMLCLSLLLGACSSPSQSTSGSQSETKPAAVQTSNSTTEEGKSSVQAETRTVSTIRGDVVISANPQRVASDQYMGYLLKLGVIPVGVRSFMLNEAWIEKSGIPADVISGIEDLGGEFPMNLEKLVALEPDLIIGSIDKNIEDYEKIATTVFLPYWEGESTSGPLAKLRRISEVFGKEKEAEEWISSYEQKVEEAKKQIAGVVKEGETVSIVQVANKSLYVLAAEGGNYGSSTIYEMLKLPPTEQALNMEEGFVNISLEVLPEYMGDHIFVYGSWDEGANEVLNSEVWKLLPAVQKGQVYPYGSFGDKGDEFVMEDPFSLELQLDTIVNIMVEAKE
- a CDS encoding AraC family transcriptional regulator; translation: MNNSEWAESYFPIYTADSIQSLYSTSTMPIHRIHENLTVLLAVSSGQGTLHLDDHIYELTDGMVILIPAKSDVVIQGDQIHPLHIYTLSISTQEQQRSRPVEAMGRSSVLAAGTYIEFYEPTIAAQLEEIYMHRLPGNEVRHMRNQILFHQVLMSLLERMEARYIASEQPSMERSIAFMENHFSEKITTEGLSEIAGVSRSHYSILFKQLTGFSPNEYLSRLRVHRAKELLIGGSASLREIALKVGYKDEFYFSRRFKQQTGESPSSFTRRRPFQRVAVWCAPYASHLMLLGLEPAVVISESSEYVSTEGVSPPQTIRFIHSDSSPEQIKSALLDANIELIIAANQHLDMNGLSSERLRSIAPIVEIAWMELGWKEHLRFIAQATQRVEQAEQWLADFEREEQQAREAIQTSQIVNETLTILVIKPDTLQIYGVRNVGYVMYQSLGLCPPAKIAQEIQRFGDQFHSVSIQLSELQDYEGTRMLVIVFPDEKGSKAHSEMIFNSEYWKGLEAVKRNRIYHLEQEEWIPYNPVSIRLQLGRAVSLWTGIQ
- a CDS encoding nitroreductase family protein, with amino-acid sequence MSTFQSTFQKTNDFNEITYGRRSVKLYDPEVKISREEMTEILAEASRAPSSINLQPWRFLVVDTAEGKEKLAPLARFNQNQVLTSAAVIGVFIDMNNVEYMDEIFGKAVELGYMPQEVKDMQLKTVMPYYENMPASALRDVNLIDAGLASMQLMLAARAHGYDTNPIGGYEKDQIAETFGMDKDRYQPVMLISIGKSAKEGHPSYRLPVEKITTWA
- a CDS encoding TetR/AcrR family transcriptional regulator, with the translated sequence MAKDTSASVNRRNDIISAAIDVFAEIGYYRATTAQVAERAQISQPYIFRFFKTKEALLLCALEVSWTRLIDSFRIVVETATADQLENELIEAYEEILESHKNEILLQMQAQTIKEEDIRQAMQKGFTEVRDMVLEAFTAAGIANPKQKTLIFLAIGMLCNISKSLDMPELMDR